One window from the genome of Candidatus Spechtbacterales bacterium encodes:
- a CDS encoding BrnT family toxin: MKYFDWDPEKNEQLIKERRISFEEVLVAINEGGLLDILEHHNKEKYPQQRIFVVGVEDYAYLVPFVEDEEKIFLKTIIPSRKATQNYINLN; this comes from the coding sequence ATGAAATATTTTGACTGGGACCCGGAGAAAAACGAACAACTTATTAAGGAAAGAAGAATAAGTTTTGAGGAGGTGTTGGTGGCTATTAACGAAGGTGGCCTTTTGGATATTTTGGAACATCATAATAAAGAAAAATATCCTCAGCAGCGAATATTTGTTGTAGGTGTAGAGGATTACGCGTATCTGGTTCCGTTTGTTGAAGATGAAGAAAAAATATTTTTAAAGACCATTATTCCCAGCCGCAAGGCAACCCAAAATTACATAAACTTAAATTAA
- a CDS encoding glycosyltransferase family 2 protein, producing MEDSYKHLFVGRAADIKDKKERRLYRAFEMIPGFLVWFTFIFVVFLSWRKPLWMSMLIIAFAFFWLLKSVYLAIHTRSAYKIMLRHEKINWIEKLKHLPRESYKAKVGDWSDIWHLVILPMYTESFEIVDGSFESLLDTDWPKEKMIVVLATEERAGEHALDVAARIEKKYGDKFYKIFVTRHPEGLPGEVAGKGSNETWAAKRVKEEVLDTHNIPYDNILVSTFDVDTVVYPRYFSCLSYHFLTIENPYRSSYQPIPMFINNIWQAPALSRISAFSTTFWHTLSQERPEKQTTFSSHSMPFKTLVDVGFWQTNVVSEDSRIFFQCFLKYGGDYRVTSLYYPVAMDANVAGSYFKTLKNIYKQMRRWAYGAENIPYLLFGYYKSHKNAKLSGDNGNIIPFWSFFRHAFNKIEGFYSWATHALLLFIMGWLPLVLGGDEYNSTLQSYNQLVTVRWLLTIAMIGLVSSAYLSILLLPPRPPKYGKHKYVIMVLQWLLIPFHLIIFGAFPAIEAQTRLMFGKYMGFWVTPKFREE from the coding sequence ATGGAAGACTCGTATAAACATTTGTTTGTTGGTCGTGCCGCCGACATAAAAGATAAAAAAGAGAGAAGATTATATAGGGCATTTGAGATGATACCCGGCTTTTTGGTTTGGTTTACTTTTATTTTTGTTGTGTTTCTTTCATGGCGGAAGCCCTTGTGGATGAGCATGCTTATTATCGCGTTTGCTTTCTTTTGGCTTTTAAAATCTGTTTATTTGGCTATTCACACAAGAAGCGCTTATAAGATAATGCTTCGTCACGAAAAGATAAACTGGATAGAAAAATTAAAACATTTACCCAGGGAAAGCTATAAAGCAAAAGTTGGTGACTGGAGTGACATCTGGCATCTTGTTATTTTGCCTATGTACACAGAGTCATTTGAAATAGTGGATGGCTCGTTTGAGTCTTTGCTTGATACAGATTGGCCAAAGGAGAAGATGATAGTTGTTTTAGCAACAGAAGAGAGGGCAGGGGAGCATGCTTTAGATGTTGCTGCGCGAATTGAGAAAAAATATGGTGATAAATTTTATAAGATTTTTGTAACACGCCATCCGGAGGGTTTGCCCGGTGAAGTTGCAGGTAAGGGTTCAAATGAAACATGGGCCGCAAAAAGAGTTAAAGAGGAGGTACTAGATACCCACAATATTCCTTATGACAATATTCTTGTATCTACATTTGATGTGGATACCGTTGTTTACCCTAGATATTTTTCCTGCTTAAGTTATCATTTTCTCACAATTGAAAACCCTTATCGCTCAAGCTATCAGCCAATCCCAATGTTTATAAATAACATATGGCAAGCCCCGGCTTTAAGCAGGATAAGCGCGTTTTCTACCACCTTTTGGCACACCTTAAGCCAGGAGCGGCCTGAGAAGCAAACAACTTTTTCGTCTCATTCTATGCCATTTAAGACACTTGTAGATGTGGGCTTCTGGCAGACAAATGTGGTTTCGGAAGATTCTAGGATATTTTTTCAATGCTTTTTAAAATATGGCGGAGATTACCGGGTTACAAGCCTGTATTATCCTGTGGCAATGGACGCCAATGTTGCAGGTTCCTATTTTAAGACTTTAAAAAATATATATAAACAAATGCGCAGGTGGGCTTACGGGGCGGAGAATATTCCTTATCTTCTGTTTGGGTATTATAAGTCGCACAAAAACGCTAAGTTGTCAGGAGATAATGGTAATATTATTCCTTTCTGGTCGTTTTTCCGCCACGCGTTTAATAAAATAGAGGGATTTTACTCCTGGGCAACACATGCCTTACTATTGTTTATAATGGGTTGGTTGCCCCTTGTTTTAGGAGGTGATGAGTATAACAGCACATTACAGTCATATAATCAGTTAGTTACTGTTCGCTGGCTTTTAACCATAGCTATGATTGGTCTTGTCTCGTCCGCATATTTGAGTATTTTGCTTTTACCTCCGCGTCCTCCAAAATACGGAAAGCATAAGTATGTAATTATGGTTCTCCAGTGGCTCTTAATTCCTTTTCACTTAATAATATTCGGCGCTTTCCCCGCCATAGAGGCCCAAACGAGGTTAATGTTCGGTAAGTATATGGGTTTCTGGGTTACTCCGAAGTTTCGAGAGGAGTAA
- a CDS encoding DUF3920 family protein: MKDAPDYVMTGHDDPDLFELSEHPYILLGHFGFAKKFVSKERLIEYIEKFFEEEGFPLCKERRVAILFRKSKVWGRASHTFREDEGNAFAWGDIVVFVKSIKDERDFLETLFHELTHTLQGFEGIKIDYSKDYEERTCEIQAEEKAISWCFKILARN, translated from the coding sequence TTGAAAGATGCCCCGGATTATGTAATGACAGGTCATGACGACCCCGACCTTTTTGAGTTATCAGAACATCCTTACATTCTTTTGGGACATTTTGGTTTTGCCAAAAAATTCGTATCAAAAGAGCGCCTCATTGAATACATTGAGAAATTTTTTGAAGAAGAGGGCTTTCCTTTGTGTAAGGAGCGAAGAGTTGCCATACTTTTTAGAAAATCTAAGGTGTGGGGGCGTGCCTCGCATACCTTTAGAGAAGATGAAGGCAACGCTTTTGCCTGGGGAGACATTGTTGTGTTTGTTAAAAGCATAAAAGATGAGCGCGATTTTCTTGAGACGCTGTTTCATGAACTTACACACACACTTCAAGGTTTCGAGGGAATTAAGATTGATTACTCCAAAGATTATGAAGAAAGGACATGTGAAATACAGGCAGAGGAAAAGGCTATTTCATGGTGTTTTAAAATTTTGGCAAGAAATTGA